The following proteins are encoded in a genomic region of Gossypium hirsutum isolate 1008001.06 chromosome D05, Gossypium_hirsutum_v2.1, whole genome shotgun sequence:
- the LOC107906650 gene encoding lysosomal Pro-X carboxypeptidase isoform X1: MDLVRHSFHHQLLLFSLISLSYVSGTQFSLPRLGALRRTIRNKLDIESISSLSKDFKTFFYSQTLDHFNYKPESFTSFQQRYVINSKYWGGANTSSPILVYFGAEESLDYDLSGIGFLTDNAPRFKALLVYIEHRFYGKSIPCGSREAALRNASIRGYFTSAQAIADYAAIILHIKKTFFAKNSPVIVIGGSYGGMLAAWFRLKYPHVALGALASSAPILYFDELAPHVGYYAIVTKDFKETSESCYETIRKSWDEIDKVASKSNGLSILSMKFKTCEKLKRSFDLKDFLDSIYSEVAQYDHPPSYPLNMICRGIDGAPKGTDILGRIFAGVVAYMGNNSCYDMNEFNRPNDETYIGWRWQTCSEMVMPIGHENNDSMFPPSPFNLTKFIRKCKSLFGVRPRPHWVTTYYGGHDLKLILHRFASNIIFSNGLRDPYSSGGVLENISDSVVAVYTVNGSHCLDILPEKKSDPVWLIKQRKTEVGIIESWISKYYTDLIMFRDRTRVSS; this comes from the exons ATGGACTTGGTGAGACACTCATTCCATCATCAACTGCTTTTGTTTTCATTAATTTCCTTGTCCTATGTCTCTGGAACGCAATTCAGCTTACCAAGGCTCGGAGCACTTCGAAGAACAATCCGAAATAAACTCGATATCGAATCGATTTCATCACTTTCCAAGGATTTCAAGACCTTTTTTTACAGCCAGACACTTGATCACTTCAACTACAAACCCGAAAGTTTCACCAGCTTTCAACAAAGATATGTAATTAATTCTAAGTACTGGGGTGGTGCGAACACTAGTTCACCAATCTTGGTGTATTTTGGTGCGGAAGAATCATTGGATTATGATTTATCTGGAATTGGTTTTCTCACCGATAATGCCCCTCGTTTCAAGGCTTTACTggtatatatagag CATCGGTTCTATGGGAAATCCATACCATGTGGATCAAGGGAAGCCGCTTTGAGAAACGCCAGTATTAGGGGTTATTTCACCTCAGCTCAAGCTATTGCAGATTATGCCGCCATTATTCTTCATATAAAGAAAACGTTCTTCGCAAAGAATTCTCCGGTGATTGTCATTGGAGGATCGTACGGGGGAA TGCTTGCTGCATGGTTTCGGCTGAAATATCCACATGTTGCTCTTGGAGCTCTTGCATCCTCGGCTCCAATTCTTTATTTTGATGAACTTGCACCACATGTTGGTTACTACGCAATTGTGACGAAGGatttcaaa GAAACTAGTGAAAGTTGCTATGAAACTATCCGAAAATCATGGGATGAAATTGATAAAGTTGCTTCAAAGTCTAATGGTCTTTCAATTCTCAGCATGAAGTTCAAAACTTGCGA aaaattgaagagaagCTTCGATCTTAAGGACTTTTTAGATTCAATATATTCTGAAGTAGCTCAATATGATCATCCCCCAAGTTATCCCCTTAATATGATCTGTCGTGGCATCGATGGAGCTCCTAAAGGGACCGATATACTCGGCCGAATATTCGCTGGTGTTGTTGCTTATATGGGAAATAACTCATGCTATGACATGAACGAATTCAACCGTCCAAATGATGAAACATATATCGGTTGGAGATGGCAG ACATGTAGTGAGATGGTGATGCCTATAGGCCATGAAAACAATGATTCAATGTTCCCACCATCGCCATTCAATCTAACCAAGTTCATAAGGAAGTGCAAGAGCTTATTTGGTGTCCGACCTCGGCCACATTGGGTGACAACTTACTATGGAGGCCAT GATTTAAAGTTGATTCTCCATAGATTTGCCAGCAACATCATTTTCTCTAATGGCCTCAGAGATCCTTACAGCAGCGGCGG GGTATTGGAGAACATATCAGATAGTGTTGTTGCGGTATATACAGTAAATG gatCTCATTGCTTGGATATATTACCAGAAAAGAAAAGTGATCCAGTATGGTTGATCAAGCAACGAAAAACCGAAGTTGGGATAATCGAAAGCTGGATTTCAAAATATTATACTGATCTGATCATGTTCAGAGATAGAACCAGAGTCTCATCATGA
- the LOC107906650 gene encoding lysosomal Pro-X carboxypeptidase isoform X2: MDLVRHSFHHQLLLFSLISLSYVSGTQFSLPRLGALRRTIRNKLDIESISSLSKDFKTFFYSQTLDHFNYKPESFTSFQQRYVINSKYWGGANTSSPILVYFGAEESLDYDLSGIGFLTDNAPRFKALLVYIEHRFYGKSIPCGSREAALRNASIRGYFTSAQAIADYAAIILHIKKTFFAKNSPVIVIGGSYGGMLAAWFRLKYPHVALGALASSAPILYFDELAPHVGYYAIVTKDFKETSESCYETIRKSWDEIDKVASKSNGLSILSMKFKTCEKLKRSFDLKDFLDSIYSEVAQYDHPPSYPLNMICRGIDGAPKGTDILGRIFAGVVAYMGNNSCYDMNEFNRPNDETYIGWRWQTCSEMVMPIGHENNDSMFPPSPFNLTKFIRKCKSLFGVRPRPHWVTTYYGGHDLKLILHRFASNIIFSNGLRDPYSSGGYRSKGIGEHIR, encoded by the exons ATGGACTTGGTGAGACACTCATTCCATCATCAACTGCTTTTGTTTTCATTAATTTCCTTGTCCTATGTCTCTGGAACGCAATTCAGCTTACCAAGGCTCGGAGCACTTCGAAGAACAATCCGAAATAAACTCGATATCGAATCGATTTCATCACTTTCCAAGGATTTCAAGACCTTTTTTTACAGCCAGACACTTGATCACTTCAACTACAAACCCGAAAGTTTCACCAGCTTTCAACAAAGATATGTAATTAATTCTAAGTACTGGGGTGGTGCGAACACTAGTTCACCAATCTTGGTGTATTTTGGTGCGGAAGAATCATTGGATTATGATTTATCTGGAATTGGTTTTCTCACCGATAATGCCCCTCGTTTCAAGGCTTTACTggtatatatagag CATCGGTTCTATGGGAAATCCATACCATGTGGATCAAGGGAAGCCGCTTTGAGAAACGCCAGTATTAGGGGTTATTTCACCTCAGCTCAAGCTATTGCAGATTATGCCGCCATTATTCTTCATATAAAGAAAACGTTCTTCGCAAAGAATTCTCCGGTGATTGTCATTGGAGGATCGTACGGGGGAA TGCTTGCTGCATGGTTTCGGCTGAAATATCCACATGTTGCTCTTGGAGCTCTTGCATCCTCGGCTCCAATTCTTTATTTTGATGAACTTGCACCACATGTTGGTTACTACGCAATTGTGACGAAGGatttcaaa GAAACTAGTGAAAGTTGCTATGAAACTATCCGAAAATCATGGGATGAAATTGATAAAGTTGCTTCAAAGTCTAATGGTCTTTCAATTCTCAGCATGAAGTTCAAAACTTGCGA aaaattgaagagaagCTTCGATCTTAAGGACTTTTTAGATTCAATATATTCTGAAGTAGCTCAATATGATCATCCCCCAAGTTATCCCCTTAATATGATCTGTCGTGGCATCGATGGAGCTCCTAAAGGGACCGATATACTCGGCCGAATATTCGCTGGTGTTGTTGCTTATATGGGAAATAACTCATGCTATGACATGAACGAATTCAACCGTCCAAATGATGAAACATATATCGGTTGGAGATGGCAG ACATGTAGTGAGATGGTGATGCCTATAGGCCATGAAAACAATGATTCAATGTTCCCACCATCGCCATTCAATCTAACCAAGTTCATAAGGAAGTGCAAGAGCTTATTTGGTGTCCGACCTCGGCCACATTGGGTGACAACTTACTATGGAGGCCAT GATTTAAAGTTGATTCTCCATAGATTTGCCAGCAACATCATTTTCTCTAATGGCCTCAGAGATCCTTACAGCAGCGGCGGGTATCGAAGCAAA GGTATTGGAGAACATATCAGATAG